From Proteiniborus sp. MB09-C3, the proteins below share one genomic window:
- a CDS encoding MetQ/NlpA family ABC transporter substrate-binding protein, producing the protein MKKSLNVLLAIILITTIAITGCQSKSENDKVIVVGASPEPHAQMLELIADDLAKEGYELKIVEFTDYVKPNLALDEKELDANFFQHLPYLEDFNEKNSLDLVSLASTHIEPMGLYSKQIDNIDELNDGAEIAIPNDTVNGSRALLFLEDKGLIELKEGAGFSATEKDIVKNPKNLKFKLLEAALLPRALDEVDAAAINGNYALQANLSPSKDAILLERSDSPYANIVAIRKGEENSPKLKALVKALQSDKIKNFIKEKYGDGVVPSF; encoded by the coding sequence ATGAAAAAATCTTTAAATGTTTTATTAGCAATTATCCTAATCACAACAATTGCAATTACTGGCTGTCAATCTAAATCTGAAAACGATAAGGTTATAGTAGTAGGAGCTTCGCCAGAGCCTCATGCACAAATGCTAGAATTAATAGCAGATGATTTAGCAAAAGAAGGCTATGAACTTAAAATCGTGGAATTTACAGACTATGTAAAACCAAACTTAGCATTAGATGAAAAAGAACTTGATGCAAACTTTTTTCAGCATCTACCATACCTAGAGGATTTCAATGAAAAAAATAGCCTTGATTTAGTATCATTAGCAAGTACTCATATAGAGCCTATGGGACTATATTCAAAACAGATTGATAATATAGATGAACTTAATGATGGCGCCGAAATAGCTATTCCAAATGATACTGTAAATGGCAGCAGAGCTTTATTGTTCCTTGAAGATAAAGGACTAATAGAGCTTAAAGAAGGTGCAGGCTTTAGTGCAACAGAAAAAGATATTGTAAAAAATCCTAAGAATCTTAAATTCAAACTTCTTGAAGCAGCTTTATTGCCTAGAGCATTAGACGAAGTAGACGCTGCTGCAATAAACGGAAACTATGCACTACAGGCTAATCTATCTCCTTCTAAGGATGCAATCCTGCTAGAAAGATCAGATTCACCTTATGCTAATATAGTTGCTATAAGAAAAGGCGAAGAAAATAGCCCTAAGCTTAAAGCCCTAGTAAAAGCTCTTCAATCAGATAAAATCAAAAATTTCATCAAAGAAAAATATGGTGATGGAGTTGTGCCATCATTCTAA
- the ppsA gene encoding phosphoenolpyruvate synthase encodes MSEYKYIMWFNEINKGDIPIVGGKGANLGELTVKGANVPPGFCVTASAYTDFISKSGLQSDILNMLSGIDMEDSSELQIKSAAIRGLIVKADMPKEIEKEIIRAYTEFSEKINMNNPQVAIRSSATAEDLPEASFAGQQDTYLHISGIEEVLRHIKRCWASLWTARAIYYREHQGFKHEEVALSVVVQKMVNSRISGVMFTANPVTSDLGQIMINASWGLGEAVVSGIVTPDEFILDKKTLAIAEKNIAEKNIMVIKNTNDVGTLEVKVEEYLGFDKVNAPCLNDLEVANLGKNGMIIEDLYKSPQDIEWALDADTEELYILQARPITTLKGESKEMTSTQQQPTELVALVRGLPASPGINSGRVRNIKDITEIDRVRDGDILVTVMTNPDMVPAMRRAAAVVTDEGGRTCHAAIVSRELGIPCIVGGKKASEILAEGMEVTVDATRGVVYKGIVLQEKQEKEEKAVSTAGAVSEDLIHQLAPVTATKIYMNLGEPEMIGRYKNLPFDGIGLMRTEFIFTNLVGAHPMYLLKTGQGQLLIDKMAEGITKVAQEIYPRPIVVRLSDFRTNEFRGLKGGDEVEPIEANPMIGWRGVSRYISPEYEEGFRLECRAIRKVRDEYGLTNVYVMLPFVRTTWELKKVKEIMAEEGLEQGRNFKLWIMAEVPSVVFEAEEFAQMVDGFSIGSNDLTQLTMGADRDSGILNNMGYFDERNEAVKRAISILIKAAHKYGKTISICGQGPSQYPEFAEFLVKEGIDSMSVNPDTVSYTRRLVASVEQRMILSKIRSL; translated from the coding sequence GTGAGTGAATACAAGTATATAATGTGGTTTAATGAAATAAACAAGGGAGACATACCGATAGTAGGAGGTAAGGGTGCTAATCTTGGTGAATTGACTGTAAAAGGGGCAAACGTTCCTCCAGGATTCTGTGTTACTGCTTCTGCCTATACAGATTTCATAAGTAAATCAGGCTTACAAAGTGACATACTAAATATGCTATCAGGAATAGATATGGAAGATTCCTCAGAACTTCAAATAAAGAGTGCTGCAATAAGAGGATTAATCGTTAAAGCAGATATGCCAAAGGAAATAGAAAAAGAAATCATTAGAGCATATACAGAGTTTAGTGAAAAAATAAATATGAACAATCCACAGGTAGCTATTAGAAGCTCTGCAACTGCAGAAGATTTACCAGAGGCTTCATTCGCTGGACAGCAAGATACATACTTGCATATAAGCGGAATAGAAGAAGTATTGAGACACATTAAAAGATGCTGGGCATCTCTATGGACTGCAAGGGCAATATATTATAGAGAACATCAAGGATTTAAACATGAAGAAGTTGCACTAAGCGTAGTTGTTCAAAAAATGGTTAACAGCAGAATATCTGGGGTCATGTTTACTGCGAACCCAGTTACAAGCGATTTAGGCCAAATAATGATAAATGCTAGCTGGGGACTTGGTGAAGCAGTAGTATCAGGTATAGTAACTCCTGATGAATTTATACTTGATAAAAAGACATTAGCTATTGCTGAAAAAAATATTGCTGAGAAAAATATTATGGTTATAAAAAACACAAATGATGTTGGAACTCTTGAAGTAAAGGTTGAAGAATACCTTGGATTCGACAAAGTTAATGCTCCATGTTTAAATGACTTAGAGGTAGCAAATTTAGGTAAAAACGGAATGATAATAGAGGATTTATATAAATCACCACAGGACATTGAATGGGCACTAGATGCTGATACTGAAGAATTATATATATTACAGGCAAGACCAATTACTACATTAAAGGGGGAGAGCAAGGAAATGACATCTACACAACAACAACCTACAGAGCTAGTTGCTTTAGTTAGAGGATTACCTGCATCACCAGGGATTAATAGTGGAAGAGTAAGAAATATTAAAGACATCACTGAGATAGATAGAGTACGGGACGGAGATATATTAGTTACAGTTATGACAAATCCAGATATGGTGCCTGCTATGAGAAGAGCAGCGGCAGTAGTTACTGATGAGGGTGGAAGGACATGTCACGCAGCCATTGTATCTAGAGAACTAGGTATCCCATGTATAGTTGGTGGAAAAAAAGCAAGTGAAATATTGGCAGAAGGCATGGAAGTAACAGTAGACGCAACAAGAGGAGTTGTTTATAAAGGCATAGTACTTCAAGAAAAACAAGAAAAGGAAGAAAAGGCAGTATCCACAGCTGGAGCAGTTAGCGAAGATTTAATTCATCAATTAGCACCAGTAACTGCTACTAAGATATACATGAACCTAGGCGAGCCAGAAATGATAGGCAGATATAAAAACCTACCATTTGATGGCATAGGCTTAATGAGAACAGAGTTCATATTTACTAATCTAGTAGGTGCACACCCAATGTACCTGTTAAAAACAGGGCAAGGGCAGCTTCTAATAGATAAAATGGCAGAGGGCATTACAAAGGTAGCACAAGAAATATATCCAAGACCTATAGTAGTTAGACTAAGTGATTTCAGAACAAATGAGTTTAGAGGATTAAAGGGCGGAGACGAAGTTGAGCCGATAGAAGCTAACCCAATGATAGGATGGAGAGGAGTATCTAGATATATTTCTCCTGAATATGAAGAGGGCTTTAGATTAGAGTGTAGAGCTATCAGAAAAGTAAGAGATGAATACGGTTTAACTAACGTATACGTAATGCTTCCATTCGTAAGAACTACATGGGAACTTAAAAAGGTAAAAGAAATAATGGCTGAAGAAGGATTAGAGCAAGGCAGAAACTTTAAGCTATGGATAATGGCAGAGGTTCCATCTGTAGTATTTGAAGCAGAGGAGTTTGCTCAAATGGTAGATGGATTCAGTATAGGAAGCAATGACCTAACTCAGCTTACAATGGGTGCTGACAGAGACTCAGGTATATTAAACAATATGGGATATTTTGATGAAAGAAATGAAGCAGTTAAAAGAGCAATATCTATATTGATAAAGGCTGCTCACAAATATGGAAAAACTATATCAATCTGTGGACAAGGACCATCCCAATACCCAGAATTTGCAGAATTCCTTGTAAAAGAGGGAATAGACAGTATGAGTGTAAACCCAGATACAGTATCCTACACAAGAAGACTTGTAGCATCAGTTGAACAAAGAATGATATTAAGTAAGATAAGAAGCTTATAA